In Passer domesticus isolate bPasDom1 chromosome 9, bPasDom1.hap1, whole genome shotgun sequence, a genomic segment contains:
- the LOC135307048 gene encoding uncharacterized protein LOC135307048, which produces MVLSRYLLLLFLVALPAQNGQSAPAAGQGAVVDTESALSAPERGADTVLTPSWYLKRMKDDKVPEEFPEGLPDVPEELLAALHEAPSETDSETVPETLAVEESDSVPGSHEKREPTEDTRTLAEPEEYSGSSGGQKAQTAGHCDPSKYYILVGTVAASALLLLGAVSGYLVMHQLLKRDRRSQEDKEATGQDWDSSWESCGQPRGEAESGEGAGSSERAQGNGFRDSCRLFPELFAAELAQLHKNMSADPSPLPTCSFCALADNTSSRDHWISLESPQPTASSWPSYQYLQDYYLLEDED; this is translated from the exons atggtcctgagccgctacctcctgctgctctttctcgtggccctgccagcccagaatggccagagtgctccagcagctgggcagggagcag ttgtggacacagagagtgctctttcagcccctgagcgaggggcagataccgtgctgactccgagctggtacctcaagc ggatgaaggatgacaaggttcctgaagagttccctgaaggattgccggatgttccagaggagctcctggcagccttgcatgaagccccatctg agacagattctgagactgtgccggagaccttagctgtggaagaaagtgacagtgtgccaggctcacatgaaaaaagagaaccaacagaggacaccaggacacttgctgagcctgaggaatattcag ggtcatccggtgggcaaaaagcccagactgctggacactgtgacccgagcaagtactacatcctagtagggacagtagcagcctcagctttgcttctgcttggggcagtgtctggctatctagtcatgcatcagctgctgaagagagacag gaggagccaggaggacaaagaggcaacaggacaggactgggactcttcctgggaaagctgtggtcagcctagaggtgaagcagagtcaggagaaggagcgggaagcagcgagagagcccaaggcaacgggttcagggacagctgccgcctgtttcctgagctctttgcagcagagctcgcccagctgcacaagaacatgagcgcagacccgtcacctctgcccacctgctccttctgtgctctggctgacaacacctcttcacgggaccactggatttccctggagtcacctcagcccacagcatcctcttggccctcctaccaatacctgcaggactactatctgttagaggatgaagattag